A genomic stretch from Hemicordylus capensis ecotype Gifberg chromosome 5, rHemCap1.1.pri, whole genome shotgun sequence includes:
- the MIOX gene encoding inositol oxygenase: MKVVDVGCDPSEIYRPEVKTENGKLKENYRNFKEGPLMDRVFNTYLLMHTNQTVEFVRKKNEEYGGCCLRQMTIMEALDLLDNVVDESDPDVDFPNSYHAYQTAEGIRKAHPDKDWFHLVGLLHDMGKVLALVGEPQWAVVGDTFPVGCQVQDSVVFQDSTFHDNPDMKNPLYNTKYGIYQPHCGLENVLMSWGHDEYMHTVMKHNNFALPPEAFYMIRFHSFYPWHTGGDYMHLCSEEDLHLLPWVKEFNKFDLYTKCEDLPSPQELKPYYQSLIDKYCPGKVCW; the protein is encoded by the exons ATGAAGGTTGTTGACGTG GGTTGTGACCCCTCTGAGATTTACCGACCAGAGGTCAAGACGGAGAATGGGAAGCTGAAGGAGAACTACCGGAATTTTAAG GAGGGGCCACTGATGGACCGAGTGTTCAACACCTACCTGCTCATGCACACCAACCAGACAGTGGAATTTGTGCGGAAGAAG AATGAGGAGTACGGGGGCTGTTGCCTTCGCCAGATGACCATCATGGAAGCCTTGGACTTGCTGGACAACGTGGTGGACGAGTCGGACCCAGACGTGGACTTCCCCAACTCTTACCATGCCTACCAGACAGCCGAGGGCATCCGGAAGGCTCACCCTGACAAAG ATTGGTTCCACCTGGTCGGATTGCTTCATGACATGGGGAAGGTCTTGGCCCTGGTTGGTGAGCCACAA TGGGCTGTGGTGGGCGATACATTTCCAGTGGGCTGCCAGGTGCAGGACTCTGTCGTCTTCCAGGACTCCACCTTCCACGACAACCCTGACATGAAGAACCCCTTGTACAA CACCAAGTATGGGATCTACCAGCCTCACTGTGGCTTGGAGAACGTGCTGATGTCGTGGGGCCATGATG aaTATATGCACACGGTGATGAAGCACAATAACTTTGCCCTGCCTCCAGAG GCTTTCTACATGATCCGGTTCCACTCCTTCTACCCCTGGCACACGGGAGGCGACTACATGCACCTGTGCTCCGAGGAGGATCTCCACCTGCTGCCCTGGGTGAAGGAGTTCAA tAAGTTTGACCTGTACACCAAGTGTGAAGACTTGCCCAGTCCCCAGGAGCTCAAGCCGTACTACCAAAGCCTTATAGACAAATATTGCCCGGGAAAAGTCTGCTGGTGA